In Humulus lupulus chromosome 7, drHumLupu1.1, whole genome shotgun sequence, the following are encoded in one genomic region:
- the LOC133792249 gene encoding transcriptional corepressor SEUSS-like: MDEYESYGLFCCYVSPVVANVYLVVQVSQLGTATQKYQIATQNASSNLSLPEMQNNCNMFVASARHLEKTLEVSLVNDLGYTKRYVRCLQISEVVNSMKVLIDYSRETGIGPMESLNKFPRRTSTPSGVHSQAQQSVEQLQ; the protein is encoded by the exons ATGGATGAATATGAATCATATGGCCTTTTTTGTTGTTATGTTAGTCCAGTGGTGGCTAATGTTTATTTAGTTGTACAGGTTAGTCAGCTTGGTACTGCaacccaaaaatatcaaatagCTACTCAAAATGCTTCTTCCAATCTCTCACTTCCAGAGATGCAAAATAACTGTAATAT GTTTGTGGCATCAGCTCGCCATTTGGAAAAAACTTTGGAGGTGTCGTTGGTGAATGATTTAGGCTATACGAAGAGATACGTACGCTGCTTGCAG ATTTCTGAAGTGGTTAATAGTATGAAAGTCTTGATTGATTACAGTCGAGAAACAGGGATAGGACCTATGG AGAGTTTGAACAAGTTCCCTCGAAGGACTAGTACGCCATCTGGGGTTCACAGTCAAGCACAACAATCTGTAGAACAGCTACAATAG